In Chaetodon trifascialis isolate fChaTrf1 chromosome 4, fChaTrf1.hap1, whole genome shotgun sequence, one DNA window encodes the following:
- the uhrf1 gene encoding E3 ubiquitin-protein ligase UHRF1 — protein MWIQVRTMDGKETHRVDSLSKLTKVDELRVKIMELFKVEPERQRLFYRGKQMEDGHTIFDYNVGLNDIVQLLVRQKPAPVDVIKSKDKEAELSDSDSGCGSTQSESDKSSTHGEVEGQTAGTSSQTNTPELVDPGFGFYKINELVDARDLNMGAWFEAQIVNVTKTAKVPKEEAAEAQPPEEEILYHVKYEDYPENGVIQLLAKDVRPRARTVYQWHQLEPGMIIMVNYNPDDPKERGYWYDAEIQRKRETRTQREVYCKIILGDAGDSLNDCRIMFLTEIYKIEEPGSLSDTPAGSESPLKRSNGPECKYCKDDPRKTCQWCNCHICGIKQDPDKQLLCDECDMAYHTYCLNPPLTSIPEDEDWYCPGCRNDASEVVLAGEKLKESKKKAKMASASSSSQRDWGKGMACVGRTKQCTIVPSNHYGPIPGIPVGSLWKFRVQVSESGVHRPHVAGIHGRSNDGAYSLVLAGGYEDDVDDGNEFTYTGSGGRDLSGNKRTAEQSCDQTLTHMNRALALNCNVPVNEKNGAESKNWKEGKPVRVVRSCKGRKHSKYSPEEGNRYDGIYKVVKYWPDKGKSGFLVWRYLLKRDDDEPAPWTRDGKERIKKLALTMQYPAGYQKEKENKNEVEEEAATPSKAKRKRKSQGSESSHTTPEKKKKIKVEVYKLTKVQKDLIKNDEANKKVWDEAMESLSLGPKFLNKVEEVFLCICCQEVVYQPITTECQHNVCRECLQRSFKAEVYTCPACRHDLGKNYSMAVNKSLQDILNQFFPGYSNGR, from the exons ATGTGGATTCAAGTACGCACGATGGATGGAAAGGAAACCCACAGGGTGGATTCCTTGTCCAAACTCACCAAGGTAGATGAGCTGCGTGTCAAAATCATGGAGCTCTTCAAGGTGgagccagagaggcagagactgTTCTACCGTGGCAAGCAG ATGGAGGACGGCCATACCATATTTGACTACAATGTGGGCCTAAATGACATAGTGCAGCTGCTTGTTAGGCAGAAACCTGCCCCTGTCGATGTCATCAAAAGCAAGGACAAAGAAGCTGAGCTCTCTGACTCTGATTCTGGTTGTGGCTCAACCCAGAGTGAGTCTGATAAGAGTTCAACTCACGGCGAGGTAGAAGGTCAAACCGCTGGCACCTCTTCCCAGACAAATACCCCAGAGCTTGTCGACCCGGGGTTTGGATTTTACAAG ATCAATGAGCTGGTTGATGCAAGGGACTTGAACATGGGGGCATGGTTTGAGGCCCAGATTGTGAATGTtactaaaacagcaaaggtgcCTAAAGAAGAGGCCGCGGAGGCACAGCCACCAGAGGAGGAGATACTGTACCACGTTAAATATGAAGA CTACCCAGAGAATGGGGTCATCCAGTTGCTGGCTAAGGATGTTCGTCCGCGGGCCCGTACGGTGTACCAGTGGCACCAGCTGGAGCCGGGAATGATCATTATGGTCAACTATAATCCGGATGACCCCAAGGAGCGTGGCTACTGGTATGATGCTGAGAtccagaggaagagggagacgCGCACCCAGCGAGAGGTCTACTGCAAGATTATCCTTGG TGATGCTGGTGACTCTCTCAATGACTGCCGGATCATGTTCCTGACTGAAATCTACAAAATTGAGGAACCTGGTTCTCTGAGTGACACCCCAGCTGGATCTGAGAGTCCCCTAAAAA GATCAAATGGACCAGAGTGCAAGTACTGCAAGGATGACCCAAGAAAAACCTGTCAGTGGTGTAACTGCCATATCTGTGGCATCAAGCAGGATCCTGACAAGCAGTTGCTGTGTGATGAATGTGACATGGCCTATCATACTTACTGCCTGAACCCTCCACTCACCTCCATCCCAGAAGATGAGGACTG GTATTGCCCAGGTTGCCGTAATGACGCCAGTGAGGTTGTGTTGGCTGGAGAGAAGCTGAAGGAGAGCAAGAAGAAAGCTAAGATGGCTtctgccagctcctccagccagAGGGACTGGGGCAAG GGAATGGCCTGTGTTGGTCGAACCAAGCAGTGCACCATCGTCCCGTCCAACCACTACGGCCCAATCCCTGGCATCCCCGTCGGCTCCCTATGGAAGTTCAGAGTGCAG GTCAGTGAATCTGGCGTCCACAGGCCACATGTCGCTGGGATTCATGGCAGGAGCAATGATGGTGCCTACTCTCTAGTCCTGGCAGGAGGTTATGAGGATGATGTG GATGATGGTAATGAGTTCACGTACACTGGCTCTGGAGGGCGAGATCTTTCAGGCAACAAGAGAACTGCAGAGCAGTCATGTGATCAGACACTTACCCACATGAACCG AGCGCTGGCTCTCAACTGCAACGTCCCTGTGAACGAAAAAAACGGAGCTGAGTCAAAGAACTGGAAGGAAGGCAAGCCGGTTAGAGTTGTACGCAGCTGCAAGGGACGCAAGCACAGTAAATACTCTCCTGAGGAAGGAAACCGATATGATGGCATATATAAG GTGGTGAAGTACTGGCCAGACAAGGGCAAGTCTGGCTTCTTGGTCTGGCGGTATCTGCTGAAGCGTGATGATGACGAGCCAGCACCATGGACCAGAGATGGCAAGGAACGCATCAAGAAACTCGCTCTCACAATGCAG TATCCTGCTGGTTatcagaaagagaaagagaacaaaaatgaagtggaggaggaagctgcAACACCCAGCAaggcaaagaggaagagaaaatcTCAGGGCAGCG AATCCTCCCACACCAcgccagagaagaagaagaagataaaggTGGAGGTGTACAAGCTTACTAAGGTGCAGAAAGACCTCATCAAGAATGATGAGGCAAACAAGAAAGTGTGGGATGAAGCCATGGAGTCACTGTCACTTGGACCG aaattcttgAACAAAGTTGAAGAagttttcctctgcatttgCTGCCAAGAAGTGGTCTATCAGCCCATCACCACAGAGTGCCAACACAATGTCTGCAGG GAATGCCTTCAGCGGTCCTTCAAAGCAGAGGTGTACACCTGCCCAGCCTGTAGGCACGACCTGGGCAAAAACTACTCCATGGCTGTCAACAAATCCCTGCAAGACATTCTAAATCAGTTTTTCCCAGGGTACAGCAATGGGCGATGA